Within the Pseudomonas fulva genome, the region TTACTGCGACCGCTACCGAATACAGCCGGTGATCCCGCTGCGTGCCATGCCCCGCAAGCCTCGGCCTGGCCTGCCCCGACTCTTTGATCGTCCAAAGTATCGGCAGCGGAACATCATTGAGCGGATGTTTGGCTGGCTGAAAGAGAACCGCAGAATAGGTACTCGCTACGACAAGCTGGCGAGAAGCTTTTCAGCCATGGTCACGCTGGCCTGCAGCCTGCGTTGCATGCGTCAGTACTTTTCGTACAAAACCTAGGATTTGCCCAGCAGCCGCGAGGCATCGAAGCCCATGCGCATGTTGCCCCAGTGGCGGCCTTCGAAGAAGAACGGCACGTCGATCTCGGTCATGATCTCGCCGGTGTCACGCAGGTAAGTCTGCAGCAGGAAGCGCTGGGTGTTGCTCGCCGCGCGCAGGCCCACCGGGTCGGAGAACATGCGCTTGTTGCGGCACACCGGCAGGTCGACGGCGCGATCGCCCGTCGGTGCCTTGGATACCCAGCTGTTGTTCACCGGGCAGTAGCCCTTGGTGTCGACGATAAAGGTCACGATGCCCCCAGGGGTGCCCTTGGTCAGGCGGTCGATCTCTTCCTGGCAGATCTGCGCGAAGCGCTCGGTGTAGCCGGTCAGGTACTGCTTCGGATCGGTGTTGGGAATCAGCTTGTAGTTCTGGTCGAACAGGTTGACGCCTTCGCGCTGCAGCGTCGCCAGGCGCGCCTGCAGGGCGTCCCGGCACCCGGTGGCGCGGGTGATGGCGGCATCGAGCTCACCCTCGCCGAGCACGAAGCGGCCCAGCAGCGTCTGCACCCGTTCGGCCACGGCGGACAGGTCGCGCGTGGCGGTGGCCGAACGCTGCATGCGCTGGTCGATGGCCTGGCTATCGGCATGGATCTGGGTGACGCGATCATTGATGCCGGTATTGGCATCGGCGACCTGCTGGATGTGCTCGGCGATCTCCGCCAGCTTGCCGTTGGTGGATTCGAAATCACTGATCATGGTCTCGAAGTGGCCCGTGGCGCGCTCGACCACCACCTGGGTTTCCCGGGCGCTCTGGCTGATGCGCGCGGTCTGCTCGTGGGTGGTGCTGACTTCCTTGAGCATGGCGTCGATGTTCTGCGAGATATCGCCGGTGGCGCGGCTGACGTTCTGCGCCAGGGTGCGAACCTCGTCGGCGACCACCGCGAAGCCACGGCCGCTTTCCCCGGCACGGGCCGCTTCGATGGCCGCGTTGAGGGCCAGCAGGTTGGTCTGCGAGGAAATCTGCTGGATCAGCCCGACCACCGACTTGATGTTCGAAGATCGCTCGTTGAGCGCCGAAACCAGGGTGCTGAATTCGTTGAGGCTGGTGGAAATGGCGCTGATGTTGCCGGTCACTTCCAGCAGTTCGGCGTAGGAGTCCTGGGCCATGCTCAGGTTGTGCGCGGTGGTGCCGGAGATCGCCTGGGTCTGCTGCGATACCTCTTCGATGCGGCCGACGGCGCTGTTGCTCTCGCTCATCACTTCGTTGGCGAAGCGCGCCTGGTGGGTGGCGCTGTCGCTGGAGTCGCTGATGTTCTTCAGCGAGCGGGCGGACTCGACGGCGATCTGCACGGTCAGCGCCTGCACGTTGCTGATGATCTCGCGCTGCTTGGCCAGGAAACGGTTGCAGGTGCTTGCCAGGGTGCGGATTTCATCGTGGGTGAGCAGGGGCAGGTCGCGGGACAGGTCGCCTTCGCCGCTGGCGATCTCCTCCAGGGCGCGGGTCATGTTGTCGACCGGGCGCACGATCAGGTGGCGGAAATACCAGACCATGAAGCTGACCATGCCCAGGGTGAACAGCGCGCTCAGCGCCAGGGCGGTGCCCAGGGTGTCGAGCTTGTCTTCGACCTGCCTGAGCAGCACCGGGTCGAGCTGCGCGCCGTGCAGCAGTTGCACGATGTCCGCGCGCAGGCTGAGGGCCACCCAGACCAGCAGACCGCTGACCAGCACCAGCAGGAACAGGCTGGACAATTTCTTGGTCAGGGTATCGAAAAAGTGCATCTCGATAGAATCGTACAGCGACTTCAACGACTGCATGCCGCAGCTCCTGGCAGAGAATATCCTTGGAATTTTTATTACTTCGACCGGCCGGTCAGAACCTTTAATTAAAAAGTCACCGGTTCGACGACGTTGCACGCGAGATTCTGGCGGAAAGCCCGCAAGGGGCGCGCAGTGTAGTGCCTCGCCTGTTACGGTTAAAGAGTTCAGCATACAAAAAAATGACGTCAATTCACCTGGGGTGAAGACCATTACCGGCGCCATGCCGGTAATGGCTGTTCCGCTCGGGGCACGGCGTCAGCCGCGCTTGCCGAACTCCACCTGCTGGGCCGTCCAGCCGGCCACCCGTTCACTGAGCGAAAGGCCCAGGCCAGGGCGGTTCGGCACCTGCATGCGGCCGTCGCGGGTTTCCAGGCGTTCGTTGAACAGCGGCTCCAGCCACTCGAAGTGCTCCACCCAGGGCTCGGTGGGGTAGGTAGCGGCCAGGTGCACGTGCAATTCCATGGCGAAGTGCGGCGCGAGCATCAGCCCGGCCTGTTCGGCCATGGCGGCGATCTTCAGGAACGGGGTGATGCCGCCCACCCGCGGAGCATCGGGCATCAGGTAATCGGCACCACGGGTTTTGATGAACTCGGCGTGCTCGGCGACGCTGGTGAGCATCTCGCCGGTGGCGATCGGCGTGTCGAATGCGCCGGCCAGGGCGGCGTGGCCCTCGGCGTCGTAGCAGTCCAGCGGCTCTTCGATCCACACCAGGTTGAACGCCTCGAAGCGCCGGCACATGCGCTGGGCGGTGGGGCGATCCCATTGCTGGTTGGCATCGACCATCAGCGGGAAGTCATCGCCCAGGTGCTGGCGAATGGTGCTGACGCGGTGCAGGTCGAGGGCTGCGTCGGGCTGGCCGACCTTCAGCTTGATGCCACCGATGCCTTTCTCCCGGGACAGGTCGGTATTGACCTTCAGCTCGTCCAGTGGCGTGTGCAGGAAGCCCCCTGAGGTGTTGTAGCAGCGTACCGAGTCGCGCTGGGCGCCGAGCAGGCGGGCCAGGGACAGCTTGGCGCGCCTGGCCTTCAGGTCCCACAGGGCCACGTCGAAGGCGCCGATGGCCTGGGTCGACAGACCGCTGCGGCCCACCGAGGCGCCCGCCCAGCACAGCTTGGTCCAGAGTTTCTGGATGTCGCTGGGGTTTTCGCCGAGCAACGCCGGGGCGATCTCCCGGGCATGGGCGAACTGGCCGGCGGCGCCGGCGCGTTTCGAGTAGCTGAAGCCCAGGCCGCGATGGCCGTCCTTGCTCTCGATCTCCACGAACAGCAGGGCGATCTCGGTCATCGGCTTCTGCCGGCCGGTCAGCACCTTGGCATCGCTGATCGGGTTGGCCAGGGGCAGAAACACCGAGGCGATGCGCACCCAGGCGATCTGGTCCTGGTCGGCGCTGCCGTGGGGGAGGGTGTGTTCACTCACGCGGATTACCTCGCTTGACGTTCTCGTTGAGCGCCAGGTGACGGAAAGCCCTGGCGTGAAGGCGGACGTTAGGCTGATTAGGTAATCATTCAAGCGACTGGGCAGGGCTTCAGGGCTTCAAGGCAGCAGCGGCCATCGTTGCTTCACCTGTGGGAACGGGCGGGGGCGCCTGGTCCATGCCCGTGATTTTTCGCGGGCATGGCCCGCTCCCACAGATAATCACCAGTCCATCCCACGAGGACGACCGGCCGCTTCTGCCACCAATCGGCCAAACAGCAAAGTCGAGGATTTCGGCGCCTCAGGCGCTCTGCCGCTCGACGATGCTGAAGCCGGTATCGATGCGCACTTTCACCGGTTCCTCATCAGGATGGTCGAGGCGCTGCAGCAGGGCACGGGCGGCCTGCAGGCCGATCTCGGCGCCGTTGATACGCACGGTGGACAGCGACGGCTGCAGGTGTGCGGCGATGTTCAGGTCGCCGAAACCCATCACGGCCAGATCGTCCGGCACGCGGATGCCGCGCTCGGCGGCTTCAGCCAGCACGCCATGGGCCAGCGTGTCGGAGCTGCAGACCAGCACCTCGGGGCGCTCGCCGGCAGCCAGCAGGCGCCGTAGCCCCTGGCGCCCCAGGTCGACCGTCGCCGGTGGCGGCAGCACCACCCGGGGCACATCGTCGATGCCCTGGCGGGCCAGTTCCTCTTCCAGGCTGGCGCAGCGCCGCTGGCCGCGTGGGTCATCCAGGGTCACCACGGCGAAGCGACGGTAGCCTTTGGCCGCGAGGTAGCGGGCGATGGCCGCGCCGACCGCTTCGTGGCAAAAGCCCACCAGCATGTCCAGCGGTCGTGGCGCCAGGTCCCAGGATTCGACGATGGCGATGCCCGAGCGCGACAGGCGCGTACGACTGGCCCTGGTGTGCAGCGTGCCGGTCAGCACGATGCCGTCGGGACGGCGGCGCAGAATGGTGTCGAGCAGCTGTTCCTCGCGCTCGGCGCTGTAGTTGGTCAGGCCGATCAGGGTCTCGTGGCCGGCTTCGGTGAGGGTGTCGATCAGCGCCTGCACGGTGTCGGCGAAGATCGAGTTGGCCACGGTCGGCACCAACAGGGAAATCAGCCGGCTGCGCTGCGCGCCGGGCGCGGTGAGCATCGCCGGCAGGTAGCCGGTCTGCTGCACGGCGCGAAAGACCTTTTCGCGCAGCTCGGCGCGCACGATCTGCGGCTGGTTGAGGGCGCGCGACACGGTGATCGGCGACACCCCGGCGACCTTGGCGACGTCTGCCAGGGTCGGCGCCTTGCCAGCTGGCAGGTTCGGGCGCTTGCGGGTGGGGCGGTCATCACTCATGGGCGTCCTCGCACGGGGTGGGCAGCGGGCGATAGTAGCAAGTCGGCGGCTCGTGCTTGCCCTCGACATGCCGCAAGGTGGCGCCCCACAAGCGTAAGCGGCCACTCATCCCTGGGGCTGAACCAAAGGACTCGGCGCTTTCTCGGACTTTAGGACAGGCACCCAACACTCGTTCTGGAGAGCAGCATGCGCGCATTGACCTACCACGGCAGTCACGACGTACGCGTCGACAACGTACCCGACCCCGTCATCCAGGAGCCGGACGACATCATTCTGCGGGTGACCGCTACCGCGATCTGCGGCTCGGATCTGCACCTGTACCGCGGCAAGATCCCCCAGGTGAAACACGGCGACGTGTTCGGCCACGAATTCATGGGTATCGTCGAGGAGGTCGGCAGCGCCGTCACCGCGGTAAGCAAGGGCGACCGGGTGATCGTGCCGTTCGTGATCGCCTGCGGCAGCTGCTTCTTCTGCGACATGAACCTGCATGCCGCCTGCGAAACCACCAACGACGGCCGCGGCGCGATCCTCAACAAGAAGCAGATTCCTTCCGGCGCCGCGCTGTTCGGCTACAGCCACCTGTATGGCGGCATGCCCGGCGGCCAGGCCGAGCTGGTGCGGGTGCCCAAGGCCAACGCCGGCCCGTTCAAGATTCCCGATGAACTCGACGACGAACGCGTGCTGTTTCTCACCGACATCCTGCCGACCGGCTACCAGGCGGTGATCAATGGCGGCGTGAAGGAGGGCAGCAGCGTGGCCATCTACGGCGCCGGTCCGGTCGGGCTGATGGCCGCCGCCTGTGCGCGGATGCTCGGCGCCAGGCAGATCTTCA harbors:
- a CDS encoding methyl-accepting chemotaxis protein, coding for MQSLKSLYDSIEMHFFDTLTKKLSSLFLLVLVSGLLVWVALSLRADIVQLLHGAQLDPVLLRQVEDKLDTLGTALALSALFTLGMVSFMVWYFRHLIVRPVDNMTRALEEIASGEGDLSRDLPLLTHDEIRTLASTCNRFLAKQREIISNVQALTVQIAVESARSLKNISDSSDSATHQARFANEVMSESNSAVGRIEEVSQQTQAISGTTAHNLSMAQDSYAELLEVTGNISAISTSLNEFSTLVSALNERSSNIKSVVGLIQQISSQTNLLALNAAIEAARAGESGRGFAVVADEVRTLAQNVSRATGDISQNIDAMLKEVSTTHEQTARISQSARETQVVVERATGHFETMISDFESTNGKLAEIAEHIQQVADANTGINDRVTQIHADSQAIDQRMQRSATATRDLSAVAERVQTLLGRFVLGEGELDAAITRATGCRDALQARLATLQREGVNLFDQNYKLIPNTDPKQYLTGYTERFAQICQEEIDRLTKGTPGGIVTFIVDTKGYCPVNNSWVSKAPTGDRAVDLPVCRNKRMFSDPVGLRAASNTQRFLLQTYLRDTGEIMTEIDVPFFFEGRHWGNMRMGFDASRLLGKS
- a CDS encoding L-talarate/galactarate dehydratase, which encodes MSEHTLPHGSADQDQIAWVRIASVFLPLANPISDAKVLTGRQKPMTEIALLFVEIESKDGHRGLGFSYSKRAGAAGQFAHAREIAPALLGENPSDIQKLWTKLCWAGASVGRSGLSTQAIGAFDVALWDLKARRAKLSLARLLGAQRDSVRCYNTSGGFLHTPLDELKVNTDLSREKGIGGIKLKVGQPDAALDLHRVSTIRQHLGDDFPLMVDANQQWDRPTAQRMCRRFEAFNLVWIEEPLDCYDAEGHAALAGAFDTPIATGEMLTSVAEHAEFIKTRGADYLMPDAPRVGGITPFLKIAAMAEQAGLMLAPHFAMELHVHLAATYPTEPWVEHFEWLEPLFNERLETRDGRMQVPNRPGLGLSLSERVAGWTAQQVEFGKRG
- a CDS encoding LacI family DNA-binding transcriptional regulator; translation: MSDDRPTRKRPNLPAGKAPTLADVAKVAGVSPITVSRALNQPQIVRAELREKVFRAVQQTGYLPAMLTAPGAQRSRLISLLVPTVANSIFADTVQALIDTLTEAGHETLIGLTNYSAEREEQLLDTILRRRPDGIVLTGTLHTRASRTRLSRSGIAIVESWDLAPRPLDMLVGFCHEAVGAAIARYLAAKGYRRFAVVTLDDPRGQRRCASLEEELARQGIDDVPRVVLPPPATVDLGRQGLRRLLAAGERPEVLVCSSDTLAHGVLAEAAERGIRVPDDLAVMGFGDLNIAAHLQPSLSTVRINGAEIGLQAARALLQRLDHPDEEPVKVRIDTGFSIVERQSA
- a CDS encoding zinc-dependent alcohol dehydrogenase is translated as MRALTYHGSHDVRVDNVPDPVIQEPDDIILRVTATAICGSDLHLYRGKIPQVKHGDVFGHEFMGIVEEVGSAVTAVSKGDRVIVPFVIACGSCFFCDMNLHAACETTNDGRGAILNKKQIPSGAALFGYSHLYGGMPGGQAELVRVPKANAGPFKIPDELDDERVLFLTDILPTGYQAVINGGVKEGSSVAIYGAGPVGLMAAACARMLGARQIFMVDNQPYRLEYARATYGVVPINFDKVDDPAEAIIEQTEGYRGVDAAIDAVGFEAKGSATETLLTQLKLEGSSGKALRQCIAAVRRGGTVSVPGVYAGFIHGFLFGDAFDKGLTFKMGQTHVHGLLPDLLERIQSGVLQPEVIISHRMNLSDAAEGYRLFDKQEDDCRKVILRP